Proteins from a genomic interval of Candidatus Eisenbacteria bacterium:
- a CDS encoding S-adenosylmethionine decarboxylase: MNGSPMVGFGPHLLYQAYGCPATRLDDLGRLYQLLEGMPDRIRMTRIMPPYVFRHASPGRRATGFSGFVLIAQSHISVHTFPSRRVVNADIFSCENFDVEDALSVLGDAFHPQKVEWHLLDRGREFPRDLAGSRALVEQHRRLVAAGLGLEVPR; the protein is encoded by the coding sequence ATGAACGGCAGCCCCATGGTGGGTTTCGGACCACATCTCCTCTATCAAGCCTATGGGTGCCCCGCCACCCGGCTCGATGACCTCGGACGCCTCTATCAACTCCTCGAAGGCATGCCGGACCGCATTCGCATGACCCGGATCATGCCGCCTTACGTGTTTCGTCACGCCTCACCGGGCAGGCGAGCGACCGGGTTCTCCGGGTTCGTTCTCATCGCCCAGAGCCACATCAGCGTTCACACGTTTCCCAGCCGCCGCGTCGTCAACGCCGACATCTTCTCGTGCGAGAACTTCGACGTCGAAGATGCCCTGTCCGTGCTCGGCGACGCTTTCCACCCGCAGAAAGTGGAGTGGCATCTGCTCGACCGGGGTCGGGAGTTCCCGCGGGACCTCGCGGGCTCCCGGGCCCTCGTCGAGCAGCATCGGCGCCTGGTTGCGGCCGGGCTGGGGCTGGAGGTTCCGCGCTAG
- a CDS encoding sigma-54 dependent transcriptional regulator, which yields MKISVLVVDDELLIRKSLSKVLRAKGYAVEVASTGAEGLERAANLRPDVMILDMRLPDTDGLSVLRRVRQLDPLVQVIVFTAFGDVQSAVDAMKLGACDFLRKPYEMEDIVLAVEGAARTFRQANELDLYRRQAFRQYSDNEIVGSSAPMREVRELIDKVVKSQATSVLITGESGTGKELVARAIHYRSDRASAPLMEVNCSSFHESLLENELFGHEKGAFTDASDTKKGLVELCDRGTLFLDEVADMPLATQSKLLRFIDNRSFKRVGGARDIAVDIRIVTATNKDVENEVRAGRFRSDLYFRLKVVSIHLPPLRDRGEDLLVLAQHFLREFARKFQKRFQDVSPEAAERLLGYSWPGNVRELRNLIERVVLLEEGETLASEHLPSEFFGARAATSVASNGDSIELPTLAQIEADHIAEVLRLTAGNKSRAARILGISRQGLIEKLRRLRIIDVSRQVS from the coding sequence TTGAAGATCTCCGTCCTCGTGGTCGACGACGAGCTGCTGATCCGCAAGTCGCTGAGCAAGGTGCTCCGGGCGAAGGGATACGCGGTGGAGGTGGCGAGCACCGGGGCCGAGGGTCTGGAGCGGGCCGCCAACCTCAGGCCTGACGTCATGATCCTCGACATGCGGCTGCCCGACACCGACGGGCTCTCGGTGCTGCGCCGGGTGCGGCAGCTCGACCCCCTGGTCCAGGTGATCGTGTTCACCGCCTTCGGTGACGTGCAGTCGGCCGTGGATGCCATGAAGCTCGGCGCCTGCGACTTCCTCCGCAAGCCCTACGAGATGGAGGACATCGTGCTCGCGGTCGAGGGCGCGGCGCGGACCTTCCGCCAGGCCAACGAGCTCGATCTCTATCGGCGGCAAGCCTTCCGCCAGTACTCGGACAACGAGATCGTGGGCAGCTCGGCGCCCATGCGCGAGGTCCGGGAGCTGATCGACAAGGTGGTCAAGAGCCAGGCGACGTCCGTGCTGATCACGGGCGAGAGCGGCACCGGCAAGGAGCTGGTCGCTCGTGCCATCCATTATCGCAGCGACCGCGCCTCGGCCCCGCTCATGGAGGTCAATTGCTCCTCGTTCCACGAGAGCCTGCTGGAGAACGAGCTGTTCGGCCACGAGAAGGGGGCCTTCACCGACGCCTCCGACACCAAGAAGGGCCTGGTGGAGCTGTGCGACCGCGGGACCTTGTTCCTCGACGAAGTGGCGGACATGCCGCTCGCCACCCAGTCCAAGCTCCTGCGCTTCATCGATAACCGGAGCTTCAAGCGGGTCGGCGGGGCGCGCGACATCGCGGTCGACATCCGGATCGTCACCGCCACCAACAAGGACGTCGAGAACGAAGTCCGCGCAGGGCGGTTCCGCAGCGATCTCTACTTCCGTCTCAAGGTGGTGAGCATCCACCTGCCTCCGCTCCGCGACCGCGGGGAGGACCTGCTGGTGCTCGCGCAGCACTTCCTCCGCGAGTTCGCCCGCAAGTTCCAGAAGCGATTCCAGGACGTGTCGCCCGAGGCGGCCGAGCGCCTGCTCGGCTATTCGTGGCCTGGCAACGTGCGCGAGCTCCGAAACCTGATCGAGCGTGTGGTGCTGCTCGAGGAGGGCGAGACGCTCGCATCCGAGCACCTGCCGAGCGAGTTCTTCGGCGCCCGCGCCGCGACGAGCGTGGCCAGCAACGGCGATTCCATCGAGCTTCCGACGCTGGCGCAGATCGAAGCCGATCACATCGCCGAAGTGCTGCGACTCACCGCGGGCAACAAGAGTCGCGCGGCGCGCATCCTCGGCATCTCTCGCCAGGGTCTGATCGAGAAACTTCGTCGACTGCGAATCATCGACGTCAGCCGTCAAGTTTCTTGA
- a CDS encoding ATP-binding protein, giving the protein MATPELEVVTRLPAHVLDALEEGVVALDRDRKVVYANRWIEDLLGFKPEALVGTPAARIFTGADARWLRGAARERRDFRFEAEGREMTLKAEALPLRGDDGELIGSVILAEAISETEDGEFQKKIDRLVSLGELSAYVAHEIRNPLTGIRTTVQFVGSKFKPTDPRREDLQDVITELDRIEQIITGLLMFARPPAARPQPCDLHQVLDKTLDMVELQLRDAAVTLAKDYTDDLPQVYADPDLVQQVFLNLCLNATQAMPEGGELHVGTGVRRYRTRRSMVDVSFSDTGVGIQKEAMDKIFDPFFTTRSTGTGLGLPISVQIVREVGGVITAKNNQTGGATFRVSFPIPAEPPGKPEDSGKAEESGKPEE; this is encoded by the coding sequence GTGGCGACGCCCGAGCTCGAGGTCGTCACGCGCCTTCCCGCCCACGTGCTCGACGCGCTCGAGGAAGGCGTGGTCGCGCTCGATCGCGACCGCAAGGTGGTCTACGCCAACCGCTGGATCGAGGATCTGCTGGGATTCAAGCCCGAGGCCCTGGTGGGGACGCCGGCCGCCCGCATCTTCACCGGCGCCGACGCGCGCTGGCTGCGTGGGGCGGCGCGCGAGCGCCGCGACTTCCGCTTCGAGGCCGAAGGCCGGGAAATGACTCTCAAGGCGGAGGCCCTGCCCCTGCGCGGGGACGACGGCGAGCTGATCGGCTCGGTGATCCTGGCCGAGGCGATCTCGGAGACCGAGGACGGAGAGTTCCAGAAGAAGATCGACCGGCTGGTTTCGCTCGGCGAGCTCTCGGCCTACGTGGCCCACGAGATCCGCAACCCGCTGACCGGCATCCGGACCACGGTCCAGTTCGTGGGCTCCAAGTTCAAGCCCACCGACCCGCGGCGCGAGGACCTGCAGGACGTCATCACCGAGCTCGACCGTATCGAGCAGATCATCACCGGGCTGCTCATGTTCGCGCGGCCGCCCGCCGCGCGACCGCAGCCCTGCGACCTCCACCAGGTGCTCGACAAGACGCTGGACATGGTCGAGCTCCAGCTCCGCGACGCGGCGGTGACCCTGGCCAAGGATTACACCGACGACTTGCCGCAGGTCTATGCCGATCCCGACCTGGTCCAGCAGGTGTTCCTCAACCTCTGCCTCAACGCCACCCAGGCCATGCCCGAGGGGGGCGAGCTGCATGTCGGCACAGGGGTGCGCCGTTATCGCACCCGGCGCTCGATGGTGGACGTGTCCTTCAGCGATACCGGCGTCGGCATCCAGAAGGAAGCGATGGACAAGATCTTCGACCCCTTCTTCACCACCCGCTCGACCGGGACCGGGCTCGGCCTTCCGATCTCCGTGCAGATCGTCCGCGAGGTCGGCGGCGTGATCACCGCCAAGAACAACCAGACGGGAGGAGCGACATTCCGCGTGTCCTTCCCGATCCCGGCGGAGCCGCCGGGCAAGCCCGAGGACTCGGGCAAGGCCGAAGAGTCCGGCAAGCCGGAGGAATGA
- a CDS encoding peptidyl-prolyl cis-trans isomerase: MLKYLRMGSKRTKAIWWALVVVTVFTFVGGFIFLFGSGLDSGSQARQQGALGTVNGEPITNVDYQNAIEEQRQGYRQRFNADPTEQEMPMIEANAWRGLVNQHLLTEKAKKLGLGATDREVVLTLQAAPPNVLVGLPEFQTDGKFDPNKYGAALRNPSLNWAPFEEMVRRQLPVRKIQERMIASIKLSQPELQESYHQRFDKAVLTLVSVPPVTEAPVKPPTQAELDRVYQEEIGLFNAPERVQLEILAMPKRYSEDEIRVAREQAQSLADRARRGEDFAQLAKDYSEGPAADQGGELGRNFQANEFGPELGPKLAAMAKGDVSDPISEPGRFLVIKCLDRVPDPASPTPSLKLAQIMITVRASEQSVQDQMDELRKMRERATKQGLAKVATEKGTATTRTPFFPFGATPPQLYQAPELADWAFSAKKGEVSSIVATPDGYLIAQMAEHREAGPAPKADVVEQLRQLAEAKARTQAARPRADQIARAVAGGMSLEAAAQAAGLLATPVTDMSRAQPDPRMASSPEAVGAVFGAPIGKVVGPVETQMGWLLFRVDSRVEADSVAFEQLKGQVTTEILQRKQNDFMQSWLAELRRGAKIRDLRVQ; encoded by the coding sequence ATGCTCAAGTACCTCCGCATGGGCAGCAAGCGCACCAAGGCCATCTGGTGGGCTCTCGTGGTCGTGACCGTGTTCACCTTCGTCGGTGGCTTCATCTTCCTCTTCGGCTCCGGCCTCGACTCGGGCAGCCAGGCCCGCCAGCAGGGCGCGCTCGGCACGGTGAACGGCGAGCCGATCACCAACGTCGACTACCAGAACGCGATCGAAGAGCAGCGCCAGGGATACCGCCAGCGCTTCAACGCCGACCCCACCGAGCAGGAGATGCCCATGATCGAGGCCAACGCGTGGCGCGGCCTCGTGAACCAGCACCTGCTGACCGAGAAGGCGAAGAAGCTCGGCCTCGGCGCCACCGATCGCGAGGTGGTGCTGACGCTGCAGGCTGCTCCGCCCAACGTGCTGGTGGGGTTGCCCGAATTCCAGACCGACGGCAAGTTCGACCCCAACAAGTACGGAGCGGCGCTTCGCAATCCCAGCCTCAACTGGGCGCCCTTCGAGGAGATGGTCCGGCGCCAGCTGCCGGTGCGGAAGATCCAGGAGCGGATGATCGCCTCCATCAAGCTCTCGCAGCCGGAGCTGCAGGAGTCCTATCACCAGCGCTTCGACAAGGCGGTGCTGACCCTGGTCTCGGTCCCACCGGTCACCGAAGCGCCGGTCAAGCCGCCCACGCAGGCCGAATTGGATCGCGTCTACCAGGAGGAGATCGGCCTGTTCAACGCGCCGGAGCGCGTGCAACTCGAGATCCTCGCGATGCCGAAGCGCTACTCGGAGGATGAGATCCGGGTGGCGCGCGAGCAGGCGCAGAGCCTCGCCGACCGCGCGCGTCGCGGAGAAGACTTCGCCCAGCTCGCCAAGGATTACTCCGAGGGTCCGGCGGCCGATCAGGGCGGCGAGCTTGGCCGCAACTTCCAGGCCAACGAGTTCGGTCCCGAGCTGGGCCCCAAGCTGGCCGCGATGGCGAAGGGAGACGTCAGCGATCCGATCTCCGAGCCGGGGCGCTTCCTCGTGATCAAGTGCCTCGACCGCGTGCCCGACCCGGCCTCACCGACGCCGAGCCTCAAGCTGGCGCAGATCATGATCACGGTTCGCGCCAGCGAGCAGTCGGTCCAGGACCAGATGGACGAGCTGCGCAAGATGCGCGAGCGGGCCACGAAGCAAGGTCTCGCCAAGGTGGCCACGGAGAAGGGCACCGCCACCACCCGCACCCCGTTCTTCCCGTTCGGGGCCACGCCTCCGCAGCTCTATCAAGCTCCGGAGCTGGCGGACTGGGCGTTCAGCGCCAAGAAGGGCGAAGTGAGCTCGATCGTCGCCACGCCCGACGGTTACCTGATCGCTCAAATGGCCGAGCACCGCGAGGCGGGGCCGGCGCCCAAGGCGGACGTGGTCGAGCAGCTCAGGCAGCTGGCCGAGGCCAAGGCCCGCACCCAGGCGGCTCGCCCGCGCGCCGATCAGATCGCGCGCGCGGTCGCGGGCGGGATGTCGCTCGAAGCGGCGGCGCAGGCCGCGGGCCTCCTCGCGACGCCGGTGACCGACATGTCGAGGGCTCAGCCCGACCCGCGGATGGCGTCATCCCCCGAGGCGGTGGGCGCGGTGTTCGGAGCGCCGATCGGAAAAGTCGTCGGACCGGTGGAGACGCAGATGGGGTGGCTCTTGTTCCGCGTCGACTCGCGGGTCGAAGCCGACTCGGTCGCGTTCGAGCAGCTCAAGGGCCAGGTGACCACCGAGATCCTTCAGCGCAAGCAGAACGACTTCATGCAGTCGTGGCTGGCCGAGCTCCGGCGCGGCGCCAAGATCCGGGACCTGCGCGTCCAATAA
- a CDS encoding twin-arginine translocase TatA/TatE family subunit produces the protein MGGQEIGLLFLIILLIFGPSQIPKMARGLGQAMREFRKAQREITDEIQRDEPPADADKGQKPAS, from the coding sequence ATGGGCGGTCAGGAAATCGGGTTGCTGTTCCTCATCATCCTGCTGATCTTCGGGCCGAGCCAGATTCCCAAGATGGCGCGCGGGCTCGGTCAGGCCATGCGCGAGTTCCGCAAGGCGCAGCGCGAGATCACGGACGAGATCCAGCGCGACGAGCCGCCCGCAGACGCGGACAAGGGACAGAAGCCCGCCAGCTGA
- a CDS encoding LytR C-terminal domain-containing protein, translating to MPARRRVDPARMLVWALGVMVSALVLSWGYAAFRPKAETRAGGAEGRLIRVQVLNGTREGGIGARVAHRLRDGGFQVVEVGNADRSDYGASLVVARRDDQAPAKAVARYLGNPPIVRQAWTSDLAEVTVVIGNDRSRLRVE from the coding sequence GTGCCCGCCCGTCGTCGCGTTGATCCGGCGCGCATGCTCGTCTGGGCGCTCGGCGTCATGGTGTCGGCGCTGGTACTATCCTGGGGCTATGCCGCCTTCCGGCCGAAGGCGGAGACTCGCGCCGGCGGTGCCGAAGGCCGGCTCATCCGCGTGCAGGTGCTGAACGGAACGCGGGAGGGCGGCATCGGGGCGCGAGTGGCGCACCGGCTGCGCGACGGAGGCTTCCAGGTGGTCGAAGTCGGCAACGCCGACCGATCCGACTACGGGGCGAGCCTGGTGGTGGCGCGGCGTGACGACCAGGCGCCGGCGAAGGCGGTGGCCCGCTACCTGGGGAATCCGCCGATCGTTCGCCAGGCCTGGACGTCCGATCTCGCGGAAGTGACGGTGGTGATCGGGAACGACCGGAGCCGGCTGCGCGTGGAGTGA
- a CDS encoding HIT domain-containing protein, protein MDQLWAPWRMRFIRSSRNVPGCLFCRVMKGKADRRDLVLARRADALLMLNRYPYNPGHLMVAVARHTGRVSGLRAAERADVFDLLAIAEKALLAEYRPHGLNVGANLGRVAGAGFPGHLHFHLVPRWNGDTNFMPVIGATRVLPESLGETWTRLRRALSRIEGGRGTRARPSSR, encoded by the coding sequence ATGGACCAATTGTGGGCGCCCTGGCGCATGCGCTTCATCCGCTCTTCGCGGAACGTTCCCGGGTGTCTCTTCTGCCGGGTCATGAAGGGCAAGGCGGATCGCCGCGACCTCGTGCTGGCGCGCCGCGCCGACGCGCTGCTGATGCTCAACCGCTATCCGTACAACCCTGGACATCTCATGGTCGCGGTGGCGCGCCACACCGGCCGGGTCTCGGGTCTGCGCGCCGCCGAGCGCGCCGACGTCTTCGATCTGCTCGCGATCGCCGAGAAGGCGCTGCTGGCCGAGTACCGGCCTCATGGGCTCAACGTCGGCGCCAACCTCGGGCGCGTCGCCGGAGCGGGGTTCCCCGGTCATCTTCACTTCCATCTCGTCCCGCGCTGGAACGGAGACACCAACTTCATGCCCGTCATCGGCGCCACCCGGGTCCTCCCCGAGTCCCTGGGAGAGACCTGGACTCGTCTGCGGCGCGCCCTGTCCAGGATCGAAGGAGGCCGCGGCACCCGTGCCCGCCCGTCGTCGCGTTGA